A genome region from Synergistaceae bacterium includes the following:
- a CDS encoding sugar transferase, with translation NAISWEEKFACDVWYVDNISFALDMKIIFKTIAKILAREGISQEGQATMEEFLGTKEDVA, from the coding sequence AACGCAATATCGTGGGAGGAGAAGTTCGCCTGCGACGTCTGGTACGTGGATAACATCTCATTCGCGCTCGACATGAAGATCATCTTCAAGACCATTGCGAAAATACTAGCCCGCGAGGGCATATCGCAAGAGGGGCAGGCCACAATGGAGGAGTTCCTCGGGACGAAGGAGGACGTAGCATGA
- a CDS encoding acetyltransferase, with product MKRGPIYIVGAGGHGKVVLSAALALGLEVAGVLDDDTEKLGARVLGVPVIGTPEDVLSSMPHTSAAPGIGDNRTRREVVLRLSPLSIEWIPLVHPAAFVHPSAQVGEGSVVFAGAVIQPDCRIGAHCIVNTGALIDHDCVIGDFCHVAPGCAIAGGVGLGEGAFLGIGAAIIPGVTVGAWATVGAGSTVIRDVPPGATVVGTPARPIHEVKP from the coding sequence ATGAAGCGCGGGCCCATATACATAGTTGGCGCGGGGGGGCACGGCAAGGTCGTGCTCTCTGCCGCGCTGGCGCTCGGCCTCGAGGTCGCGGGAGTGCTTGACGACGACACGGAAAAGCTCGGCGCTCGCGTACTCGGTGTGCCTGTCATCGGAACGCCGGAGGACGTCCTGTCGAGCATGCCGCACACAAGCGCGGCGCCTGGAATAGGGGACAACAGAACTCGCAGGGAGGTGGTTCTGCGCCTCTCCCCCTTATCAATCGAGTGGATCCCGCTGGTCCACCCTGCCGCCTTTGTGCATCCTTCTGCTCAAGTGGGGGAGGGGAGCGTGGTTTTCGCCGGAGCGGTCATCCAGCCCGACTGCCGCATTGGCGCTCACTGCATAGTGAACACGGGAGCGCTGATCGACCACGACTGCGTCATCGGCGACTTCTGCCACGTGGCACCCGGCTGCGCCATAGCAGGAGGCGTCGGGCTCGGCGAGGGGGCCTTTCTCGGGATCGGCGCAGCCATAATCCCCGGCGTGACCGTCGGCGCGTGGGCGACGGTGGGCGCGGGCAGCACCGTGATACGCGACGTTCCACCGGGCGCGACCGTCGTCGGCACTCCCGCCAGACCTATACACGAGGTGAAGCCATGA